The following are encoded in a window of Drosophila simulans strain w501 chromosome 3L, Prin_Dsim_3.1, whole genome shotgun sequence genomic DNA:
- the LOC6736392 gene encoding uncharacterized protein LOC6736392, which translates to MLFWKRRLRRSSSSSSAIQERRFFGILRAAKRKDAATSLPTYRQNGDNVSITTAPPADRLPLGYEGAGTIELQAQENDYVLEESALRVPFSPPPNYSPHPLTPPPSYTERPRSVQEHRSHLAEAVHPAAPARVVIVPPVSASTAASEQAARQQARRRRRLRELQQQQLRFASSTDSSSSSGSSCSEFGSASATRRQRRRRRGLRDAYCPDLLNACSLILQNPGSSDSSVGDFTATPPPPVRAPGHRDQEESFEYSSDYVEIDELLPLVAGGRAKSTPQLAMGQNLSLRRPRISLTWVLREQQQTQQAPPSQTPPSPQKEAAKELDSQVLDRKENEVFPPRTEPLPTQLDVTKKRYRVKQLPSGGEPLNGYATTPTAHQAPPNGHLANQKFFSNQNLLDVSRSGPSSAPVAAASTKELLFVCTPQRAPRSDGHSEALLLARKRNEIRKKLASRLQQARSSASQAGEARGSVTGAESVKCTSYSEPSLVAASEGGGVGGSGGGAAAPQQQRRHRHRKRRDRNRVQRFGYEIHNVDEFLSRCSLSTPGNIPVVLSTASTLYQTRPGGYQLEIPLPLGMVVNAVFKNQNWLYVQTPHAEEGYVGYACCLPLGILPQQARAGSRNTPCWESNADVFPRPCGNMTDSEKEIRLRGGTRSDGARTPRSSKPTEDVLKISSTTINNNNNHSNNNNQTKCGSTTSSLYGEQQVDKLYLRAASKPRLVEKAYAQLRSTRQVAASGSASAKSGASQDEYVTLQPKPAKKQASAQAHLHQSQPAARRLSNVSYITNGHNGQHLHPKLVPLPPYEHKPAKNQAEADATLKALRRQQEVGQRQTLVAINTDYITESIAVHKGEIVTLCECRESKDQRQWFYVRTRDGREGFIPAEVAGHGYL; encoded by the exons CTGCCACATCGTTACCCACCTATCGGCAAAATGGCGACAACGTATCTATCACCACTGCCCCACCTGCGGATAGACTGCCTCTGGGCTACGAGGGAGCTGGAACTATAGAGCTGCAGGCCCAGGAGAACGACTACGTGCTTGAGGAGTCCGCCCTGCGAGTACCATTCTCCCCGCCGCCGAACTACTCTCCGCATCCTTTGACCCCACCGCCCAGTTACACGGAGAGACCAAGATCAGTCCAGGAACACAGATCGCACTTGGCCGAGGCAGTGCATCCAGCTGCCCCCGCACGTGTTGTGATAGTTCCGCCAGTAAGCGCAAGTACAGCAGCTAGCGAACAGGCAGCACGTCAACAAGCCAGAAGGAGACGGCGACTTCGGgagcttcagcagcagcagctgcgatTCGCCTCCAGCACCGATAGCTCCAGTAGCTCCGGATCCAGTTGCTCGGAATTCGGGAGCGCCAGTGCCACCAGAAGGCAGCGGCGACGCAGGCGGGGATTAAGGG ATGCCTATTGTCCAGATCTTCTGAACGCGTGCTCCCTGATCCTCCAGAATCCCGGCAGCAGCGATAGTTCCGTGGGTGACTtcacggccacgcccccgcctcCGGTGCGAGCACCTGGTCACCGGGACCAGGAGGAGAGCTTCGAGTACAGCTCCGACTATGTGGAGATCGACGAGCTGCTGCCACTAGTCGCCGGCGGGAGAGCAAAGAGCACTCCGCAGCTGGCGATGGGTCAGAACCTGAGCCTGCGACGGCCGCGCATCTCATTGACCTGGGTGCTccgagagcagcagcagacgcagcagGCTCCACCGTCGCAAACACCCCCATCCCCGCAGAAGGAGGCAGCGAAGGAGCTGGACAGCCAGGTGCTGGATCGCAAGGAGAACGAAGTCTTCCCGCCCAGAACAGAACCCTTGCCCACCCAGTTGGATGTTACCAAGAAGCGATACCGGGTTAAGCAGCTACCAAGTGGTGGGGAGCCGCTCAATGGCTATGCCACCactcccaccgcccaccagGCTCCGCCCAACGGTCACCTGGCCAATCAGAAGTTCTTCAGCAACCAAAACCTGCTGGACGTGTCACGGAGCGGTCCCAGCAGTGCTCCAGTGGCCGCCGCCTCCACCAAAGAGCTGCTCTTCGTGTGCACACCCCAGCGGGCGCCCAGGAGCGATGGTCACAGCGAAGCCCTGCTGCTGGCCAGAAAACGGAACGAGATCCGCAAGAAGCTGGCCTCCCGCCTGCAGCAGGCGAGATCCAGTGCCTCGCAGGCGGGAGAGGCCAGGGGATCGGTCACGGGAGCGGAGTCTGTGAAGTGCACCTCCTACTCGGAGCCCAGTTTGGTGGCTGCCTCGGAGGGCGGCGGAGTGGGGGGCTcgggcggaggagcagctgccccccagcagcagcggagACATAGGCATCGCAAGCGTCGGGATCGCAATCGTGTGCAGAGATTTGGCTATGAGATCCACAACGTGGACGAGTTTCTCTCCCGCTGCTCGTTGTCCACTCCCGGTAATATTCCCGTGGTTCTTTCCACGGCCAGCACCCTATACCAAACGAGACCAGGTGGCTACCAACTGGAGATCCCTCTGCCCCTGGGCATGGTGGTGAATGCGGTGTTCAAGAACCAGAACTGGCTGTATGTGCAAACGCCCCACGCGGAGGAGGGCTATGTGGGCTATGCCTGCTGCCTGCCCCTGGGAATTCTGCCCCAGCAGGCGAGAGCGGGCTCCAGGAACACCCCCTGCTGGGAGTCCAATGCGGATGTCTTCCCCCGCCCATGTGGCAACATGACGGACTCGGAGAAGGAGATCCGCCTGCGAGGTGGCACCCGATCCGATGGCGCCCGCACTCCACGCAGCTCAAAGCCCACTGAAGATGTCCTCAAGATCAGCTCCACCaccatcaacaacaacaataaccatagcaacaataataaccaAACGAAATGTGGGAGCACAACCAGCTCCTTGTACGGAGAACAGCAGGTGGACAAGCTGTATCTAAGGGCTGCATCCAAGCCGCGCCTGGTGGAGAAGGCCTACGCCCAGTTGCGCTCCACTCGCCAGGTGGCTGCGTCTGGTTCAGCTTCGGCCAAGAGTGGCGCTTCTCAGGATGAGTATGTGACCCTGCAGCCGAAGCCCGCCAAGAAGCAGGCGAGTGCCCAAGCCCATTTGCACCAGTCACAGCCAGCGGCGAGGCGCCTCTCCAACGTGTCCTACATCACCAACGGCCACAATGGCCAGCATCTGCATCCGAAGCTGGTGCCCCTGCCACCCTATGAGCACAAGCCGGCCAAGAACCAGGCGGAGGCAGACGCCACCCTGAAGGCGCTGCGGCGCCAGCAGGAGGTGGGCCAGCGGCAAACTCTAGTCGCCATCAACACGGACTACATCACGGAGAGCATCGCGGTGCACAAGGGCGAGATCGTGACGCTGTGCGAGTGCCGCGAGTCCAAGGATCAGCGCCAGTGGTTCTATGTGCGGACGCGGGACGGACGCGAGGGCTTCATTCCGGCCGAGGTGGCCGGCCATGGCTACCTGTAG